The region GAAAAAAGTGAAGAAAGCCAGGAGTCAGAAGGCAGAAGCCAGGACATCCCAATTCCCGATTACCCTTCCCCTGCTACCCAGCATCCATCACCCATCACCCATCACCCATCACCGATTCTCGCTTCCCTATCTTCCCCATTCTTCATCACCTGTTACTCATTCCTGCGTCCTTTCCTCCCTATCCCCGCATCTCTTCGCCCCTGGCTATTAGCCATTGCATTCGGGATCGCCCTAGGACTGGCACTGATGACAAAGCAATCTGCTGGGCTGTTTTTGCTGGTGCCGATCGCCTGGGCTGGGGGGGAAACCATTTGGCAACGGAAATGGCGTCGTCTGGCGCAATTCGGCATTGCGTTCATTGCATCATTGCCAGTGTGGTTGCCATGGTATCGCACAAACTGGCTGTTGATTCTCACCTCTAGCAAACGGGCAACGATTGACTCAGCCGCACTCCAGGGTTCGCCTTCGCTGCTCTCGCTGGATGCCTGGCTCTTTTACGTATGGCGATTGCCGATTATGGTGTCGGTGCCGTTGTTGCTAGTGCCGTTATTAGGGTTAATTTTTTTCTGGCGACGATCGCGCGTGGGGCGGCAGCCATTAACCAGCGTTGATTATGAGCCTAAGCCCCTTGAGTATCGTCAGCAAGCCTTTCTCGCGTCTCAGCGATCGCTGATCTGGCTCCTGATATTTCTGGTTGGAGCCTATCTACTATCTACGCTGAATCCCAACAAGGATGATCGCTACTTTGCCCCTGCTCTGCCAGTGATGTCAGTGGTGCTGGCATATGGATTCACTCTGCTACCGCGATCATGGCGGTTGGTACAGTGGGGCAGCGTCGCCTTGGCAGGCTTATTGATGATTGTGACTCTGTTTCCCATCTTTGCCAGTGCTCATAATCTGACTCAGCCATATCCCAATCGTGCCTTTCCCTACCAAGGCACTCCCTATCCCCATGCCCAGGTGATTGCCGAAGTTGCTAAAGCAGATCCTTACTTGCGCTCAACTATTGGAGTACTGCCCTCTACTCCCGCCGTAAATCAACACAATGTCAATTACTATGGGCTAACGCACAATTTTCAAGTGTACGGGCGGCAAGTAGGCACACGCAAATCTTACCTGGAGCAAGATCGGCGATCGCTACCCTGGTTTTTAACGAAAACAGGCGACCAAGGCTCCATTCGACAGTTGGATGTACAAACTGCAATCGTTCAAGCTGTAGAGCAACGAGGAGATTTTAAGCTGCAAAAAAGCTGGCAAATCCCTGACGGTAGTGAATTACGACTGTTTCGCCGTAAAGTGCCTGCGATAGAAGTCAAAAGACAGCAGACAGAACGTGAGGAAGGCAAGAGAGATGGAGAAACCAGGAGTGAGACCCTCCCCCCCGTCCCCTCTCCTCCTCCCGCATCCCCGCCCCCCCTTGCTGACCCAATTCAACTCAACCAGGTCACTCTGCCAGCAACGGCTCCTCCAGGTCAGCCGATTCCGGTAACCTACGAATGGTCGGGACGATGGAAAGATTTACAAACAGGATTGGTGTTGTTAACTTGGCGCAGGCAAGAGCAACCTGGTGGACAACGGAGCGGAGCTTACGGAAGTACCAGCAGCGATCGCTGGTTGCATGACCACGGAATTGGTATGGGGATGTTGCACCCAGAAACACCTCAACAGGTGCGTGAGACTGATCGCTTTCAGGTGATTGAACGGTTGGCAATGTTGCCGCCTGCCAATGCAATTCCTGGGGTGTATATTTTGGAACCTGTTTATCTCAATCGGGAAACAGGAACAGCCACTCTTCTTCCAGCAACAACTGCCCGCATTCAAATTGACCCAACTGCCGCACCAACCCCAGCACCAGAATTAGATCTGGTAACGCAGTTGCGATCGCTAGCAAGTACCCTACCCAAAGGCACTCAATCCCTAGAACGCATTTCTAACGAGATTAGTCGCATCAATCAATATGACCCGATTCAGGATTATCTAACCCAGGCGCAGCAGGCAATGACGTATCGGCTTCAGGAAGAACCCCGTAATCAGCAATATGCCTACACTCTGGCATTAGCCAATGTCTTGAAACGGCAAGTACAACCTGCAATCGCCGCCTTAGAAAGAGTCACCCAATTAGATTCCCAAAATCCTTTTGCCTATGCCTACTTGGCGTTTGTCAACCTGTATGATTTTCGTCCAAATGCTGCTCAAACAGTGTTAGATCAGGCATTGAAGTTGAATCCTGATCTAGCAGAACTACAAGCATTAAGCGGCATTGCAGCCTTGATGCGAGGTAATTTAATTCAGGCTTGGAAACACGCTCAAGCTTATCAAAAAGCTGAACAAATGAAGGGATAAAAAAAGACCCTAGCAAACTGCTAAGGTCTACCAAGCTAAAGGGAGGAATCCATACTCTGACACTTTAAGTTTCACTATCAATTCGACCGGGTTTCGGCTAGGGTCGATTCTTTTTCAGCTTGTCGTTAATTTGCTGTTCTACTTGCTTGAGACGATTGAGATCAAGCCTGGGCACAGCAGGCTTTGAGGGAATGCCAATTTCAATTGGTCCACCCAGGGCTTCAGCTCCAGATTTCGGCTGTGCAT is a window of Leptolyngbyaceae cyanobacterium JSC-12 DNA encoding:
- a CDS encoding PMT family glycosyltransferase, 4-amino-4-deoxy-L-arabinose transferase (IMG reference gene:2510096328~PFAM: Dolichyl-phosphate-mannose-protein mannosyltransferase) yields the protein MVGCDSPKSIPFKHRRHWLTDLPILGGIWLASVVSDRLWLFLDHSTPAWDAADYLTGSLTYWNALQTPQWFSGNWWTNLWLLSSKIPPLVYLSTAPIISLFGKTPDQMILLFLVFSAILLSTVYGLGSYLFNGRVGLWAAGFCVLFPTLYQSRLEFLLDYPLTAMVTLCFLCLTLWRGDQVEGRSNEGDREDAVGKEGRRQKPGDEKSEESQESEGRSQDIPIPDYPSPATQHPSPITHHPSPILASLSSPFFITCYSFLRPFLPIPASLRPWLLAIAFGIALGLALMTKQSAGLFLLVPIAWAGGETIWQRKWRRLAQFGIAFIASLPVWLPWYRTNWLLILTSSKRATIDSAALQGSPSLLSLDAWLFYVWRLPIMVSVPLLLVPLLGLIFFWRRSRVGRQPLTSVDYEPKPLEYRQQAFLASQRSLIWLLIFLVGAYLLSTLNPNKDDRYFAPALPVMSVVLAYGFTLLPRSWRLVQWGSVALAGLLMIVTLFPIFASAHNLTQPYPNRAFPYQGTPYPHAQVIAEVAKADPYLRSTIGVLPSTPAVNQHNVNYYGLTHNFQVYGRQVGTRKSYLEQDRRSLPWFLTKTGDQGSIRQLDVQTAIVQAVEQRGDFKLQKSWQIPDGSELRLFRRKVPAIEVKRQQTEREEGKRDGETRSETLPPVPSPPPASPPPLADPIQLNQVTLPATAPPGQPIPVTYEWSGRWKDLQTGLVLLTWRRQEQPGGQRSGAYGSTSSDRWLHDHGIGMGMLHPETPQQVRETDRFQVIERLAMLPPANAIPGVYILEPVYLNRETGTATLLPATTARIQIDPTAAPTPAPELDLVTQLRSLASTLPKGTQSLERISNEISRINQYDPIQDYLTQAQQAMTYRLQEEPRNQQYAYTLALANVLKRQVQPAIAALERVTQLDSQNPFAYAYLAFVNLYDFRPNAAQTVLDQALKLNPDLAELQALSGIAALMRGNLIQAWKHAQAYQKAEQMKG
- a CDS encoding hypothetical protein (IMG reference gene:2510096329) translates to MSSSSAKNQSDAQPKSGAEALGGPIEIGIPSKPAVPRLDLNRLKQVEQQINDKLKKNRP